In Vicinamibacterales bacterium, a genomic segment contains:
- a CDS encoding radical SAM protein, translating into NFPEVLRRELDKPTWTRELVALGTATDPYQPIEGHYKLTRRTIEALIAARTPVGIVTKGPMIVRDADLLAELSRVAKCTVCLSVPTVDEDAWRALEPGTAHPLQRLRAVRKLREAGINAGVLMAPVVPGFTTRSDKLAATIKACADHDAAFVGANVLYLKGGTKDHFMGFLRHSFPDMVHRYEKLYSGAYASPEYAGTVRALIEMFQEKYDVNRRTRRARTEDLPAPPPAARQAGLDF; encoded by the coding sequence GAATTTTCCCGAGGTCCTTCGGCGGGAGCTGGACAAGCCGACGTGGACACGAGAGCTCGTGGCGCTCGGCACCGCCACGGATCCGTACCAGCCAATCGAAGGGCACTACAAGCTGACGCGCCGCACCATCGAAGCGCTCATCGCGGCGCGAACGCCGGTCGGTATCGTGACCAAGGGACCGATGATCGTGCGGGACGCGGACCTGCTCGCGGAGCTGTCGCGCGTCGCGAAGTGCACCGTGTGCCTCAGCGTGCCGACGGTGGACGAGGATGCGTGGCGCGCGCTCGAGCCCGGCACCGCGCATCCGCTGCAGCGGCTTCGAGCGGTCCGCAAGCTCCGCGAGGCCGGTATCAACGCCGGCGTGCTGATGGCGCCCGTCGTGCCCGGATTCACCACCCGGAGCGACAAGCTCGCCGCGACGATCAAGGCCTGCGCGGATCACGACGCGGCATTCGTCGGCGCGAACGTGCTGTACCTGAAAGGGGGGACGAAGGATCACTTCATGGGATTCCTCCGCCACTCGTTCCCCGACATGGTGCACAGGTACGAGAAGCTGTACTCAGGGGCGTACGCGTCGCCCGAGTACGCCGGAACGGTGCGCGCACTGATCGAGATGTTTCAGGAAAAGTACGATGTGAACCGGCGGACGCGGAGGGCCCGAACCGAGGACCTCCCCGCGCCGCCCCCCGCGGCAAGACAAGCCGGGCTCGATTTCTAG